In the Arachis ipaensis cultivar K30076 chromosome B04, Araip1.1, whole genome shotgun sequence genome, tggtcagcaatttcaggataaagatgaggccctgttaagtgtgaagacttacagcatccgccgaggggtacagtacaaggtagtggagtctgactatcgccggtatgtgggcaagtgttctgagttcgggaatgggtgcacatggttgattcggctgagtctccggcagcgcaagggcatttgggaagtcaaacggtacaatggacctcaTACCTGTCTTGCCACCTCCATCTCCAGCGACCAtaggagtttggattatcatgtgatatcggcattcattatgccaatggttagggctgctgcatccgtcagcatcaaggtgctcctaaatgccacagccgcacactttgggtttaggccgacgtacaggagagtctggttggcgaagcagaaggctattgccctcatctatggtgactgggatgagtcgtacaaTGAGCTCCCCAGGTGGGTGTTGGGAGTCCAgttgacgatgcctggtactgttgcAGTCCTTAGGACGAGCCCTGTTCGAGTTGGTGGATAGTTGGACAAGTCTCAAGCTTATTTTCACAGACTATTCTGAACGTTTCTACCGTGTATCGAGGCATTCCATCATTGCAAGCCGCTGGTtagtattgacggcacccatctgtatggatagtatgggggaacgttgcttgTCGCGATTCCACAAGATgggaactccaacatactccCTGTTGCATTCGTCCACCTCCACGTCGACCACCCCCGTCAGCCTCGTCCATAGCCTGGTCCAGCCACCTCCACTCACGCTGGCTCCGTCGTGTCCCCACACGAGCTCTCCTCTCGACCCGATGCCTGTCCGGCACGTCATCAACACGATCCATGTCAGGAACTCGCCCAACACCCCTCTGTGACGCCTCCACAGGAATAGAAACGGCTCTCGCATCTCCTAAGTACATCTCTGAAGACAAGAACCTCTTTCCATGCTGACTCCACCACTCCAGGAACTCATGTGACGGTCCAGGGTCTGCAACAACATCGAACCTGAGCACGTGGTCCGCACGGGTCTCCCAATGAAGATGCCATGACTGCAAAGTGTACGGGAACCAACGATCACCACCTCTGccgtccttcgacatcagaaagtcgatgttcagggtGGGATGTAGACGGGGCTGGACTCCGCCGAACTGCGGTAGAACCCTAtctatctgatgccactctatgacggCAAAGTATATCAGTGACGTCACAGACCGCCACAACGCCGTATGCCGAGGCTCCAACGCCTCTGGATGCACAACCTGCAGTACATCGGGGAAGCTATACGGCATCCAGATAAACTGCACAAAGAACTAAACATTGTCAGGCCAACTCATGCACCAAATTCATAAAGTTTGGTTTACTAAATAAACTTAGGCAGTAGTTTACTCACATCCCTGTCTTGTAACATGTCTATCCTCAGTCTCTACATCTGCACTCTAGGACCCTTCTCGCTACCGGAAGGGTTGTAACCTGACCACCTACATCTCACATGGGTGTTATGGCTAATTAAATGTGTAACAGATTTGTAATACATTAGAAGCGTACATAGACACAGCTATGTTAAATTGAAATAGAGAAGCTTGACTAAAGTACCTCGAGGTCAATGGCCAGCTGCATGTATCATACCCGGCAGGCCTAAACCTAGGAAAGCGCCAGAAGATCCAAGACTGAAGTAGCTGAAGTGGGCCCCCTAACTTGGCCACATATCTGTTtgccactcggcacatgcaccggaACAACCATGCCAGTGCTGTAGACCCCCAGCTGTAGGTCcccatctcctcaagcctagctatgtagggaagccatctgatgtgaatgcggttgccggacttgtcggcaaacagctgagtgcccaacaacatcatgatgtaggCACGTGCAAAGCGTCGCACAGTCTCCTCATCGGCTCCCTCAGGGCACTCTCCAAAAGTCTCCTGGAACCAGGTGCAGTTTACTGCGAACTTCTGAACCTGGCTCGGAGGAGGAatcactccaagcaactcctcGAACCACACCCAAGCTGGACGGCCACCCTGGATGTATATCTGGAAATCTGTAAGGCAACCGCTAACATAACGCCCGTCCACTGGCAACCCCAACTGGTACACCACGTCCTGAAGTGTGATTGTGCACTCTCCGAATGGCATATGGAaggtgtgcgtctccggacgccactGCTCGACAAAGGCACTGACAAGGGGCTCATCTAACCGGAACCATCTATCATTCAGCCTCGCTAGATGGTATAATCcagccatctgcaagtacggaacatACCGCTCATCgagtcgcatgccctgctgccgccgcatgctcctgatgcatcgctgTGGCTGCGCATTACATGCACCGCATTATTAGAACCATGTAGAAAACCAGTGACAAAAACAACCAACACCAGAAACCACTAATGGAAACCACTAACAGAATCTACATGCAAAACCAATATAACAAACCAGCTGTAAAACCACATGCtcaaaccgctaacataaaccgcaTACAAATCCACTTACGAAAACTacatgcaaaaccactatcataaaccGCACACAAAATCACATAATAAACCACTTCCAATACCACCAaaataaaccaccaacataaaccatcaacaaaaccgcatacaaaaccactaacataaaactaCTAATATAAACCACCAACTAAAACCGCATGCTAAACAACTAACAAAAACCACCAactaaaccgcatgcaaaaccTCTCAAATAAACCACTTGCAATACCACTAGgataaaccgctaacataaaccgccactaaaaccgcatgcaaaaccactaacttAGATAAACCGCTAGCACAAAGTTTTCTATcaactaacctcgtcgttgatgaccccggctatatgagcaactTCGTCCAACCGATATAGCCTTTCCAGATCGTCCCCCATCGGCTGAGTATTCTGTTAGAGTCTTTGTCGGATCAAATCTGGGTcattttctctgggatttggtggggtatgaGAATGGAAACGTAgttcgaatgaggctgattcgaactccttatatagcgaAAAcctgtgtaattcgaatcagcccAGTTCGAATTACTATTCGAGGCAAACTTTGACTAATTCGAACCAACtaggttcgaattacttggtgaAACGTCCAAATGTGTAATTCGAACTCTCCTAGTTCGAATTATTCTCAATTCTAGTTCGAACCATATAGGTTCGAATTATATTCATCACGTGTTCCATCATTATTCGAGctaccctggttcgaattatgtgttatTGTAGTTCGAAccaagttgattcgaattatatagtaATGTGCTTTGACTCATTCGTGAAGCAATTTTTAGTTTGGCTGATTCATGTCATTTCTTTCCACCCTTGGCTTATTTCTGTTTTTTACCCTAACTTTATATTATCAAAAACAACCTTTAATAAAATCAACTAtcgatataaaataaatattaaaaaagttaaattatatatatataaaatagataattTAATGATTGATTTTTAATATACATATANNNNNNNNNNNNNNNNNNNNNNNNNNNNNNNNNNNNNNNNNNNNNNNNNNNNNNNNNNNNNNNNNNNNNNNNNNNNNNNNNNNNNNNNNNNNNNNNNNNNNNNNNNNNNNNNNNNNNNNNNNNNNNNNNNNNNNNNNNNNNNNNNNNNNNNNNNNNNNNNNNNNNNNNNNNNNNNNNNNNNNNNNNNNNNNNNNNNNNNNNNNNNNNNNNNNNNNNNNNNNCCGTAACACTCCACAATCGTATCCTAATTGATTGCACCGCTCACACACATTCTCAAGCCACCTCACTACACACTTTGTTTCTATTCGAACCTTCTCCACCTAAAACCCTCTTCCATTTCTTCACCGATTCATCAGTCAAAAACCCTTTTCGGTGGTAACTGGTAAGTGACCCTACAACCATTTTCAGCTTCACATTTTCTTCGTATTGCTCTTCCCTTATTTTGTCTctctcttttgtttttgttttttgttttttttttctcttttaattcttaAGGCCTGTTTGGATGCCCCATTTTTTAtgaaaattgaattaaatggaAAAAATTCcgaataattattttattaaataattttgtcAAACTAAATTTAGATCAATCTTTTGCAAGTATAAGAAGCCACACGCACTCACTCTCACTCAGAATTCAGAAATAGTAGAGTATGTAGAAGAGTCATTCCAATTTTcaacacactcacacacacactTCACCAGTGTCAATGTGAAATCAACACAACCGTATGCGAAACAGTGAGTGATGAGGAAGTTGAGATGGGTAATGGATGGAGGAGGCTTTTGGGACCTTGATGTCTCAACTCCAAAGACCCTCGAGGGTTCGGCCTGCCCTGTTTCTGGGAATCCTCTACCCTTGGGCCTTTCCAGGGGGCCCAGGCTTTCCAGGCCCAAGCAGGTTGACTTCATGCAGCGCTTCATGTTCGCTCCGTTTGTTCCTTCCTTCTCCAAACCAAATGGACTCTCCCTCCAGCGAGTCCTCTCCCTCCCACTCAACGATGACTGGTATCAAAATATTAGCTTGATTTCACATTTTCGTTCATTCCCATAGttaaagttttgatttttatgTGTTTTGTGTATCTGGGTATTCTTGTTTTGGTTCATGTGGTGGGTCAATTGGCGGAATTTGCAGCGGGGTATGTTAAATTTGCTGTTTTTATCTCTTTGTGGCTGCATTTTGGATATGTTTACTTGTTGAGGGTCTTTTCATTTTGTTTATGGCTTGGCTGCCAATGTTCTGAATTTTGATTGCATCAATCAATTCAATAGGAGAAAGTTAAAAGGGggtgaaatttggaatttttatAGTTATGTTGCTCTCTTAGATAATGGCATGCTTCTACTGAAGCAGCAGAGTTGGATGTGGTTAGTTTTAATTTGAAGATATGTGACATTgtggaattttttatttattacaatGTGGGTGGATTAATGAGATCATTGAGGGTAGATTTATGTGTAGGACTAGGACAGGATTAAAGTGACCATGTTAGTTATTGTTTGAATTATCCTGTTAagttaatttttcttcttttcctagCTGTGTCTTTGTCATAATTGAACTGTGTCAATTCTCATGGAATTCTGATTTTCAAGTCTGAAAGTTTTGCAGGGTTGTATATCTTCTTGGTCAATTCCATTTGCAAAAATTCATTTCATTTGTTAAAAGAAGTGAGGAAAAGCCATCTCGAGTTTCGTCTTGGTTTAAAACCATTGGGAGACAGCTGCAGCAGAAATCCTTATATGCACTGGGCTTGTTTTCAGAGTTCCAGTTAACATCGGATGATATCTTACATTTGGCCTTAGACTATGATGATAATCCAAGAGGGAAAGCAATTCTTCGTCACAAGGTAAGCATTTGCGTGTATATTCTTTTGAGTTTCTAAAGTTCCTTGCATGGCTCCATTTCTTGATGAATTTTAGTATTCTGTTTTAGAATTCTATGACAAGACATTAGATTGTTAAATGAGCTTTTCTGTTTTCCTATTAGGTACTTTTCATTTTTCCTTGAGGGGTGTTCGGTTATTGTGAATGGCCATATTTCGGGATAAATTTGTCTATGAATGTAACTTCTTCATTTATTAATTGATTATGAATTTTAAGTTACCTAAAAATTTGGACATACACCGTTAATACAAACCACATTAGCTAACTACTTTTATCTATCTTTCTTACTTTACGTTATCATGCTGCGTGTATACTGAGCTAGATTTTGTGTATTTATACTAACTGTGCAATTGGTGAGTGGTTGTAGTTTCCTAGTCATGAACTCACAGCGGAGGCAGTTTTGCCTGGTCTTTTTGTTGACAAGTCTGGTAATTATTGGGATGTTCCATTTTCAATGGCGATCGACTTTGCTTCCCTATCAACCAGCGATTCTTCTATGAGTTATCATTTATCTGCGCACTATAACTCTGGGTCACCTGAGCCCTTTGACAGGATCCAAAATCAAATTGGCGGACCACCACGAAACATACTTCCAGGTTTAGCCCTCAAAAGTTCCATATCTTTCAGGAACAAGGTTGATATTTGGAAAAGTGAAGCTCCTAAGTTGAAATTGGTGCAACCATATGACTTGTTCATTTCTAATCCTAATGTGTCTGCATCATGGAATATCGGTAAGATGGCCACTTCTCTGTGACAGTTTCTCAAATAGTCAAGACGAAGAGATTTAGATAGATTTAAAATGATCATCGTTCTATAACTAAATGATTGCTTTATGTCATGGATTGGATACCATAGGCATTTTTCTTATTTGTTCTTTGAATTCTCTTGTAAGGTGCTGCTGCTACAACTGGTTTTGGAGAGAGTGCAGAAAGAGCACTGGCAAATGAAGATCCCATAGGTTTTTTTATTGATAATCCTGATGGGCTTAATGCTTCGTTTCTAGCAGATACATTTGCATCTGCTTCTCTTACAGCCCAACTTGGAAACTTCCAAAAGCGTTATCTAGATCTTACGCGATTTCAGGCCCAGCTGAATATACCTTCAGGTACCAAATTCTTTTATGGTGCGAGAAATCTAGCACGGGAATATTTCCAATCCAGAAAGCCCAGCTTGGATGATTTTCAGGCAGTTTGCCCCGATGCCACCTTATCTTTTCAACAGCAGGTAGTACCAATTCACTTGTCCGATTTCACATTCTTAGAAGTTTTTTCCTGGCTAGTTCAATTCCATCTTGAAAGGACTGCAAATGGGTAAATTACACTAACCTCCCTTGTGGTGGGAAACAAAAATGCTATGTACCCACCAAAAATGGGTGATTGATTTCTAGTGTACACTTAGCATGGGTGGGTTGGGAATTATTTCTCATGACACCCCTCTATTTGTAGAAGTATATActaatctctcttagatttagtTTATATGCCACTCAGCACCCTTGCTCATATTTTGTGTATCGTGACACTAATCACCTTTATAAACACGACATAACTTGCATTGACCTCCGCCATAAGGAGGTTCGTGTAGACATGACAAATCTACGGATGTTGTGTGTAAATATCTCCTAACCTCAAAGGAAGTGAATGTAATTTATCTTAAATAAATTTAGAGGCTAGTAGAAAGTCTAAATTCTACAATGCTGCACAAAAATTTGGTTCTTAAAGCTGCTTGCATGTTACCACTTACTAACACATGTTTGTGTGATTTTGCAGATTTTTGGGCCGTTGAGTTTTAGAGTTGATTCAGGAGTAACAATTGATTTGAAGGACCCTAACATTGTAAAAGCAAAGGATTCAGTAATAGCAATTGAGTATGCATTGCAAGTACTTCTTTCAGCAAAAGCAGTTGCATGGTATTGTCCCCAGCGCCAAGAGTTTATGGCAGAACTTCGCTTCTATGAGAAATAAGGAGTTTCATCAACACACATTACTCCATAGCCATTCTTTTAATTTCAACTTATTCTTTTTTTGGTTCTTTAGATTAAATTGCAAGGTTGTTGTATGGTCATGTAAACAAGTGGTTGTTATTTATCAATCTCAATTTCTGTGGAAATAGCTATTTCTATTTTGTTACTTTTTTCTTTCAATATCTTTTGGGATTATAATTGTCGACACGAAAAATAGTGATGAACATGTCAAAGTTGACAGAAAAAGAAGATAATGTGTTGATCCTTTTTTAACCCCCTAACTTATTTTGCAGCTAAATACATTGGTTTTTTAATGTATCAAAAAAGTTAAAGCGACACTTATTTTTAGACGCAGGGAGTGGTATATTTTCTTTTACATAATTAATGTCTGTGTTAGAATAagatatataaaataaagatttaCTTGGTTCTTAAAATcaagaattgaaaagaaataaCAAGATTTTATAAAGTAAAGAACTTTAAGATTTTAATATATTAGATGAGATATCATACCAAAATTAataccttttatttttcttattcctAATCCTTTGACCAACACTCTAAAGTCTAAAACctcatataatataatatatctttttttttgtctcttaATTACCTCTCTCAAGTTGGTCCCGTTGACCAAAGACTCACTCCATCACATGTTTGAACATTCATTCATGTTCACATTCATATTCAAACATAAATCATTCAAACACAACTTAATAACAAGATTTAACATTCTAGATACAAGAACAGCAATTTAATCAAGAGATAGATTAATATATCAAACGCTTTCATAGTTTCATTACACAATATATATAACTAATAATTAATTACTGATACCACTCACTAATTCTTATTAGTAAGTATCATGATCAGGGAAGGCATTATTATTGACAGCAAGATCATGCCAACTAAAATCATTATCCATGATCATCATCATGCCATGATCATCACTATTATAACTGTTCTTCATAACATACTCATCAAAAGAGTAACCACTCTCTTGCTCTTGCAATTGATGATCCTGTTGCTTCTGCCATGGAAAAagagaattattattattattattagtagtagCAGCTAATTGTTGTTGACCCTGATTATGATCATCATAACAATAACCTCTTCCACTTCCCCCACCAACAACAAATGATGATGGAATTATTGTTCTTCttgctgatgatgatgatgaacctTGTTGGAAATTTAAGGTAATAGGACCTTTATTATGGACCCCAATTAGTGATGAACATGACATAATGCTGTTGTTGCTATTAGGACACCCTGTGAATTGTTGCACCAATGCCCTAAAATTGGTGGTGTTTGCATTGAGAAGTGTTGTTGGTGTTTTCTTTGATGCTCTTGATCTTCTTCTAATTGGTTTTGTAACACCACTTCCTTTTGGACTCAAAATActctctgatgatgatgatgctgccACCATGGTGGTTGttgccgccgccgccgccgccgtcATCTGATGAGTTTGGTGCTGATTATTGAATTGCTTCCATTGATTATGATCATTGGTAGCACTAGCAGCCATAATTTAAGTGAATGAACAAAACTATTTGTAATGTAAAGTTAGATAGAAATCATATTATTATGAATTGATAATGAAagtaaatgaatgaatgaatgagtgAATGAAGGGTAGGCTTTAATTTATTACATATAGTAGTGGCTTGTGTAATTGTCAAAGTAAAATTTTCAAAATGTGATATATATGTAAGTATCTTTTTGACTAGTCTTTGATTGAGATGGATGAGAAAACTTGAAGCCTAAGAATAATAATAGTATTGGAAGGAGTGTGCTGCTTCCAGGAAGCAACGTGTTGATATAACTGGCCAAAGTGGGAAATAATAAGAGCTAAGCTTGCTCTACTTGCACCATCACGTTTTtggagaatttgaattttgaagtcaTTATTGATATCTTTCTTACCTCAACTTGTATTATTTCTAGAGTATATATCCAAATAGTTTTAcatcgaaattttataaaaaaagatataaatttcTGTCTTAGttagatttattatttttatttagataAATAAATCTTTAAAAGTGTGACAAAaagatttatatattttatttttagacttAAAAGTTTTTAGAGacctatttaaatatatattcttaTTTCTATATACTTCTGTCTCTAATAACATACACAAATTTGTGTTCAGCAAAATGTGTATCGTACCATAAGGTTGAACTTGAAAATGATAAGGTCTTTATGTGTTCATTGGCCGGATTTATTTACTAtctcaaaataataaaaacacaTACATAAGGTTACACATATATAGGGACAAAGATACatataaatttatataattagAAGACATAAATATATCTGTcaacaaaaatcaattttatttttgttattgttattgataaggaagGAGGTAGAATTTTAAAAGTCTTAAagcaataataaattataataaaaatttgtgtTCAAACTTAGCTTTCTATGATAAGATACTAAATATATAATTTTGTGTGTCATTATATACCagaatatctttttaaaaatgttTTACCAAACGAAAAATAGATAGAGAAAATTTAG is a window encoding:
- the LOC107639114 gene encoding protein TRIGALACTOSYLDIACYLGLYCEROL 4, chloroplastic translates to MRKLRWVMDGGGFWDLDVSTPKTLEGSACPVSGNPLPLGLSRGPRLSRPKQVDFMQRFMFAPFVPSFSKPNGLSLQRVLSLPLNDDWVVYLLGQFHLQKFISFVKRSEEKPSRVSSWFKTIGRQLQQKSLYALGLFSEFQLTSDDILHLALDYDDNPRGKAILRHKFPSHELTAEAVLPGLFVDKSGNYWDVPFSMAIDFASLSTSDSSMSYHLSAHYNSGSPEPFDRIQNQIGGPPRNILPGLALKSSISFRNKVDIWKSEAPKLKLVQPYDLFISNPNVSASWNIGAAATTGFGESAERALANEDPIGFFIDNPDGLNASFLADTFASASLTAQLGNFQKRYLDLTRFQAQLNIPSGTKFFYGARNLAREYFQSRKPSLDDFQAVCPDATLSFQQQIFGPLSFRVDSGVTIDLKDPNIVKAKDSVIAIEYALQVLLSAKAVAWYCPQRQEFMAELRFYEK
- the LOC107637671 gene encoding uncharacterized protein LOC107637671, coding for MAASATNDHNQWKQFNNQHQTHQMTAAAAAATTTMVAASSSSESILSPKGSGVTKPIRRRSRASKKTPTTLLNANTTNFRALVQQFTGCPNSNNSIMSCSSLIGVHNKGPITLNFQQGSSSSSARRTIIPSSFVVGGGSGRGYCYDDHNQGQQQLAATTNNNNNNSLFPWQKQQDHQLQEQESGYSFDEYVMKNSYNSDDHGMMMIMDNDFSWHDLAVNNNAFPDHDTY